In one Bryobacteraceae bacterium genomic region, the following are encoded:
- a CDS encoding SPOR domain-containing protein encodes MPTNEEGEFELVLGNKQLLSVFFLVVLLLAVFFSMGYLAGRYTAPVTMANATAPDPIPVGGGSLPEIDKPPSAPVSTPEPPAARPEPPVTKPEPPPVSTTAPPPKPEPPKPEPPKPAPPKAEPVRPAPAGTLARGSYLQVAATKGPEADRMISTLASKGFPAAKMPVPDSALVRVLVGPLAGGDAAQMKARLKLAGYDSIPRNVN; translated from the coding sequence ATGCCAACCAATGAAGAAGGCGAATTTGAACTCGTACTAGGCAACAAGCAACTGCTGAGCGTATTCTTCCTCGTAGTGCTCTTGCTGGCCGTGTTCTTCTCCATGGGGTACCTGGCCGGCCGCTACACCGCGCCAGTCACCATGGCGAATGCCACCGCGCCGGATCCGATTCCGGTCGGCGGCGGTTCGCTACCGGAAATCGACAAGCCGCCATCGGCCCCCGTGTCCACTCCCGAGCCGCCCGCGGCCCGGCCGGAGCCCCCCGTCACAAAGCCGGAGCCCCCGCCGGTGTCCACCACCGCGCCTCCTCCCAAACCCGAACCGCCCAAACCGGAGCCCCCGAAGCCGGCGCCTCCGAAGGCTGAGCCCGTCCGTCCCGCGCCCGCCGGAACCCTTGCCCGCGGCTCTTACCTCCAGGTCGCGGCCACGAAGGGCCCCGAAGCCGACCGGATGATCTCCACCCTCGCCTCCAAGGGCTTCCCGGCAGCCAAAATGCCGGTGCCCGATTCCGCACTCGTCCGCGTCCTCGTCGGACCTCTTGCTGGCGGCGATGCCGCGCAGATGAAGGCCCGGCTGAAACTGGCCGGCTACGATTCCATTCCGCGCAACGTCAACTGA
- a CDS encoding DUF1080 domain-containing protein encodes MLLRVSVALVACVAFAQESPQPRVVSPGRAAAVPPSDALILFNGESLAHWIGPDGATARCALQDRQMVCASGTGDIRTRDEFQSFQLHLEFAVPDMPDQKGQLRGNSGLYLQGRYELQILDSYDNATYAHGHLGGLYGQAPPLVNAARPPTEWQTYDVVFHAPVCDASGKVTTRATVTAFVNGLLVQDHVSVDASEKLGQGCGPGPILLQDHSGFPNAPHTVMRFRDIWLRPLPSNNRVPAAK; translated from the coding sequence ATGCTCCTCCGCGTCAGCGTCGCCCTCGTAGCCTGTGTCGCCTTCGCCCAGGAATCCCCTCAGCCGCGCGTAGTCTCACCCGGCCGTGCGGCTGCCGTACCCCCTTCCGACGCCCTCATCCTGTTCAACGGCGAAAGCCTCGCCCACTGGATCGGCCCCGACGGCGCCACTGCCCGCTGTGCGCTGCAGGACCGCCAGATGGTCTGCGCCAGCGGAACCGGCGACATCCGCACCCGGGATGAGTTCCAGAGTTTCCAGCTTCACCTCGAGTTCGCCGTCCCTGACATGCCCGACCAAAAAGGCCAGCTCCGCGGCAACAGCGGACTCTACCTCCAGGGCCGCTACGAGCTTCAGATTCTCGATTCCTACGACAACGCCACCTACGCGCACGGCCACCTTGGCGGCCTCTACGGGCAAGCCCCGCCGCTCGTGAACGCCGCCCGGCCTCCCACCGAGTGGCAGACCTACGACGTCGTCTTCCACGCCCCCGTCTGCGACGCCTCCGGAAAGGTAACCACCCGAGCCACTGTCACCGCTTTCGTCAACGGCCTCCTCGTCCAGGACCACGTCTCTGTCGATGCCAGCGAAAAGCTCGGCCAGGGTTGCGGACCCGGCCCGATCCTGCTCCAGGATCACAGCGGCTTCCCCAACGCTCCCCACACCGTGATGCGCTTCCGCGACATCTGGCTCCGTCCGCTCCCATCCAACAATCGCGTACCCGCTGCGAAATAA
- a CDS encoding RsmE family RNA methyltransferase: protein MARRRFFVPPLRLGETELTGDDAHHLTRVLRVEAGQRYEIVAGGAPYLGEVVEARKNRVVFRAVEPLPLHPLPVAITLYFALIKFDRLEDILEKSTETGVSALVPVIAARSEKGLDRAAAKRRPRWERILLESAQQSRRDAVPTLEDPIPFPAAVGAATGVRFLLDESPAAAPLLTVFPAANPVPGNHPAVSLLTGPEGGWTDQERSLAVASGWTPVSLGPQILRSETAASVSSALVIAACSANAGPASTT, encoded by the coding sequence ATGGCCCGGCGCCGCTTCTTCGTTCCTCCCCTCCGCCTTGGCGAAACCGAACTCACCGGAGACGACGCGCACCACCTCACCCGGGTCCTCCGCGTCGAAGCCGGTCAGCGCTACGAAATCGTCGCCGGCGGCGCGCCCTATCTGGGCGAGGTGGTGGAAGCCCGCAAGAACCGTGTCGTCTTTCGCGCCGTCGAACCTCTGCCGCTCCACCCGCTCCCCGTCGCCATCACCCTCTACTTCGCGTTGATCAAGTTTGACCGTCTCGAGGACATCCTCGAGAAATCCACTGAAACCGGCGTCTCCGCCCTGGTGCCCGTCATTGCCGCCCGCAGCGAAAAGGGGCTCGACAGAGCCGCCGCCAAGCGCCGGCCGCGCTGGGAACGCATTCTGCTCGAAAGCGCGCAGCAGTCCCGCCGCGATGCCGTTCCCACTCTCGAAGATCCCATCCCGTTCCCCGCCGCCGTCGGCGCCGCCACGGGCGTACGATTTCTGCTCGACGAATCGCCCGCCGCCGCTCCGCTCCTCACCGTCTTTCCCGCCGCCAACCCCGTGCCCGGAAACCACCCGGCCGTCTCGCTCCTAACCGGCCCTGAAGGCGGCTGGACCGATCAGGAACGGTCGCTTGCCGTCGCCTCCGGCTGGACTCCCGTTTCGCTCGGGCCCCAGATACTCCGCTCGGAGACCGCGGCTTCCGTCTCCTCCGCGCTGGTCATCGCTGCGTGCTCGGCCAATGCCGGGCCGGCCAGCACCACGTGA
- the miaB gene encoding tRNA (N6-isopentenyl adenosine(37)-C2)-methylthiotransferase MiaB, with protein MKKFYIETFGCQMNAHDSEKVIGSLVGQGYDQVATPEEADLVFYNTCSIRDKAEQKVFSRLQQFKRDSGNGPSGEKRVFAVLGCVAQQEGERIFERAPHVSLVCGSASYTKLPELLVQIESGDKRVTGLSLDTEDTFETPITRRDNPHRAYITIIEGCDKSCAYCVVPFTRGPERSRTSDSIMREAGELAAMGYTEIQLLGQNVNSYRDPSPPAWTFAGLLREIAGIPGLRRVRFTTSHPRDFGKDIVDAIDENPVLCNQVHLPVQSGADPVLARMQRLYTRDDYMRRIDWLRSSPRGIALSTDIIVGFPGETEADFEQTLDLIGEVEYDSMFSFKYSPRPNTGALGLDGALDENEKGRRLTILQEKQRAIQLRRNSALIGTVQEVMVEGFNKATGQWIGRTSQNRPLNFTGGVELEPGGYRQVLVTRAGPNSLVGELAAVGGAL; from the coding sequence ATGAAGAAGTTCTACATCGAGACCTTCGGCTGCCAGATGAATGCCCACGATTCCGAGAAGGTCATCGGGTCGCTCGTCGGCCAGGGCTATGACCAGGTCGCCACCCCGGAAGAAGCCGACCTCGTGTTCTACAACACGTGCAGCATCCGCGACAAAGCCGAACAGAAAGTCTTCTCGCGCCTGCAGCAGTTCAAGCGGGACTCCGGGAATGGCCCGTCCGGCGAAAAGCGCGTCTTCGCCGTGCTCGGCTGCGTCGCGCAGCAGGAAGGCGAGCGCATCTTCGAACGCGCTCCCCACGTGAGTCTCGTCTGCGGATCGGCCAGCTACACCAAGCTCCCGGAATTGCTCGTCCAGATCGAATCCGGCGACAAGCGCGTCACCGGGTTGAGCCTCGACACCGAAGACACCTTCGAAACGCCTATCACCCGCCGCGACAACCCCCACCGCGCCTACATCACCATCATCGAAGGCTGCGACAAATCCTGCGCCTACTGCGTGGTGCCGTTCACGCGTGGTCCCGAACGCAGCCGCACCTCCGATTCGATCATGCGCGAGGCGGGCGAGCTGGCCGCGATGGGCTACACCGAAATCCAGTTGCTCGGCCAGAACGTCAACAGCTACCGCGACCCCTCGCCGCCCGCCTGGACCTTCGCCGGGCTCTTGCGCGAGATCGCCGGCATCCCCGGCCTCCGCCGCGTCCGCTTCACTACCTCCCATCCCCGTGATTTCGGCAAGGACATCGTCGACGCCATCGACGAAAACCCGGTGCTCTGCAATCAGGTTCATCTGCCCGTCCAGTCTGGCGCGGACCCCGTGCTCGCGCGCATGCAGCGCCTCTACACCCGCGACGACTACATGCGCCGCATTGATTGGCTCCGTTCTTCGCCCCGTGGCATCGCCCTCTCCACAGACATCATCGTCGGGTTCCCCGGCGAAACCGAAGCGGACTTCGAACAGACGCTCGACTTGATCGGCGAGGTCGAATACGACTCGATGTTCAGCTTCAAGTATTCGCCCCGTCCCAACACCGGCGCCCTCGGCCTCGACGGCGCGCTCGACGAGAACGAAAAGGGCCGCCGGCTCACGATTCTGCAGGAGAAGCAGCGCGCCATCCAGCTCCGCCGCAACTCGGCCCTCATCGGTACGGTCCAGGAAGTCATGGTCGAGGGCTTCAACAAAGCCACCGGCCAGTGGATCGGCCGCACTTCGCAGAATCGTCCGCTCAATTTCACCGGCGGCGTTGAACTCGAACCCGGCGGATATCGGCAGGTGCTCGTCACCCGCGCCGGCCCGAACTCGCTGGTCGGCGAACTGGCCGCGGTCGGCGGCGCGCTTTGA
- a CDS encoding bifunctional nuclease family protein, translating to MEVEMKIRGLMMDPLNNMPIVILKDAAGGNILPIWVGVYEANAIALEIEKVSTQRPMTHDLIKTLLHGLETSVRKVVVNELRDDVFYAVIWLERDGSLISIDSRPSDALAIALRLDCPIFVDDSVLHNSKMASAISEKVNNEDLRRWLENLGDEDLGRYKM from the coding sequence ATGGAAGTAGAAATGAAAATCCGCGGGCTCATGATGGACCCCTTGAACAACATGCCCATCGTCATCCTCAAGGATGCCGCCGGCGGTAACATCCTGCCCATCTGGGTCGGCGTCTACGAGGCCAATGCCATCGCGCTCGAAATCGAAAAGGTCAGCACCCAGCGGCCCATGACCCACGATCTCATCAAGACCCTCCTCCACGGCCTCGAGACCAGCGTCCGCAAGGTCGTGGTCAACGAACTTCGCGACGATGTCTTCTACGCCGTTATCTGGCTCGAGCGCGACGGCTCGCTCATCAGCATCGACTCCCGCCCGAGCGACGCCCTCGCCATCGCCCTTCGCCTCGATTGCCCCATCTTCGTCGATGACTCCGTGCTCCACAATTCGAAGATGGCTTCGGCCATCTCGGAAAAGGTCAACAACGAAGACCTCCGCCGCTGGCTCGAAAATCTCGGCGACGAAGACCTTGGCCGCTACAAGATGTAA